One window of the Anomaloglossus baeobatrachus isolate aAnoBae1 chromosome 12, aAnoBae1.hap1, whole genome shotgun sequence genome contains the following:
- the LOC142257421 gene encoding jeltraxin-like — MRKMKTIFLLFVIFHGCFSQGTIGKNIILFPRQTDTDHVILKPTVYRPLKQLTVCLRSFTELSSPHSLFSLATPGSTNDNTFLIYPIPPNVYSVYINQEVIQFKVDPEVLAWKHTCVNWDSVTGLLQLWINGKAYPKRVTKTRSPIGPQMSVILGQEQDSYGGKFNVGQSFVGEICDVNMWDYVLSPAKIAQYFYIYDDDINGNIFGSKNGTYEIRGNANVLRNQFYPFFST; from the exons ATGAG AAAGATGAAAACCATATTCCTGTTATTTGTGATCTTCCATGGATGCTTCTCGCAGGGAA cTATAGGTAAAAATATAATCTTATTTCCCCGGCAAACAGATACTGACCATGTGATTCTGAAGCCAACAGTGTACAGACCCTTGAAGCAACTAACCGTATGTCTACGTTCCTTTACTGAGCTCAGCAGCCCACATTCCCTGTTCTCTCTAGCCACACCTGGTTCAACAAATGACAACACTTTTCTTATTTATCCAATTCCCCCAAATGTATATTCTGTGTATATCAATCAGGAAGTAATTCAGTTCAAGGTGGATCCTGAGGTTCTAGCCTGGAAACACACTTGTGTCAACTGGGACTCTGTTACCGGACTGCTCCAACTGTGGATCAATGGAAAAGCTTACCCTAAAAGAGTCACTAAAACCAGATCTCCCATCGGCCCTCAGATGAGCGTCATCCTGGGGCAGGAACAGGACAGTTATGGTGGTAAATTTAATGTAGGCCAGTCTTTTGTAGGTGAAATATGTGATGTCAATATGTGGGATTATGTTCTGTCCCCTGCAAAAATAGCACAATATTTCTATATCTATGATGATGATATAAATGGGAATATCTTTGGATCTAAAAATGGTACTTATGAAATCAGAGGAAATGCTAATGTTCTCAGAAATCAATTCTACCCCTTCTTTTCTACATGA